From a single Micromonospora sp. WMMD1102 genomic region:
- the ettA gene encoding energy-dependent translational throttle protein EttA, whose protein sequence is MAQYIYVLEKARKAHGDKVVLDNVTLSFLPGAKIGVVGPNGAGKSSLLKIMAGLDRPSNGEARLMPGYSVGLLAQEPPLNEAKTVLGNIEEAVAETKAKLERFNKIAEQMATDYSDELMTEMGQLQEELDHADAWDVDSKLELAMDALRCPPPDADVTQLSGGERRRVALCKLLLEAPDLLLLDEPTNHLDAESVQWLEQHLAKYAGTVMAITHDRYFLDNVAGWILELDRGRAAGYEGNYSTYLEKKAARLAVEGRRDAKMKKRLSEELEWVRSNAKARQTKSKARLDRYEEMANEAEKTRKLDFEEIQIPPGPRLGNTVIEAHSLRKAFGDRVLIDNLSFSLPRNGIVGIIGPNGVGKTTLFKTIVGLEQPTAGSVKVGDTVKLSYVDQNREGLAGDKTVWEVVSDGLDHLMVGKVEMPSRAYVAAFGFKGPDQQKPTKVLSGGERNRLNLALTLKIGGNVILLDEPTNDLDVETLSSLENALLEFPGCAVVISHDRMFLDRVATHILAWEGTDEDPSRWFWFEGNFEAYEKNKVDRLGAEAARPHRVTYRKLTRD, encoded by the coding sequence GTGGCCCAGTACATCTACGTCCTGGAGAAGGCGCGCAAGGCGCACGGCGACAAGGTCGTGCTGGACAACGTGACGCTGAGCTTCCTGCCGGGAGCCAAGATCGGTGTGGTCGGTCCGAACGGCGCCGGCAAGTCCAGCCTGCTCAAGATCATGGCGGGTCTGGATCGGCCGAGCAACGGCGAGGCCCGGCTGATGCCCGGTTACAGTGTCGGGCTGCTCGCCCAGGAGCCGCCGCTCAACGAGGCCAAGACCGTGCTCGGCAACATCGAGGAGGCGGTCGCCGAGACCAAGGCCAAGCTGGAGCGGTTCAACAAGATTGCCGAGCAGATGGCCACCGACTACTCCGACGAGCTGATGACCGAGATGGGCCAGCTCCAGGAGGAGCTGGACCACGCGGACGCCTGGGACGTCGACTCCAAGCTCGAACTGGCGATGGACGCGCTGCGCTGCCCGCCGCCGGACGCCGACGTCACCCAGCTCTCCGGCGGCGAGCGGCGCCGGGTCGCCCTCTGCAAGCTGCTGCTGGAGGCGCCCGACCTGCTGCTGCTGGACGAGCCGACAAACCACCTGGACGCGGAGAGCGTGCAGTGGCTGGAGCAGCACCTCGCCAAGTACGCCGGCACCGTCATGGCGATCACCCACGACCGGTACTTCCTCGACAACGTGGCGGGCTGGATCCTCGAACTGGACCGCGGCCGGGCCGCCGGCTACGAGGGCAACTACTCCACCTACCTGGAGAAGAAGGCCGCCCGGCTGGCCGTCGAGGGGCGCCGCGACGCCAAGATGAAGAAGCGGCTCAGCGAGGAACTGGAGTGGGTCCGGTCCAACGCCAAGGCCCGGCAGACCAAGTCCAAGGCCCGGCTGGACCGCTACGAGGAGATGGCGAACGAGGCCGAGAAGACCCGGAAGCTGGACTTCGAGGAGATCCAGATCCCGCCGGGCCCCCGGCTGGGCAACACGGTGATCGAGGCGCACAGCCTGCGCAAGGCGTTCGGCGACCGGGTGCTGATCGACAACCTCAGCTTCTCGCTGCCCCGCAACGGCATCGTCGGCATCATCGGCCCGAACGGCGTCGGCAAGACCACCCTGTTCAAGACCATCGTCGGGCTGGAGCAGCCGACCGCCGGCTCGGTCAAGGTCGGTGACACGGTCAAGCTGTCGTACGTCGACCAGAACCGGGAGGGGCTGGCCGGCGACAAGACCGTCTGGGAGGTGGTCTCGGACGGGCTGGACCACCTGATGGTGGGCAAGGTCGAGATGCCCTCCCGGGCGTACGTGGCGGCCTTCGGGTTCAAGGGCCCGGACCAGCAGAAGCCGACGAAGGTGCTCTCCGGCGGCGAGCGCAACCGGCTCAACCTGGCGCTGACCCTCAAGATCGGCGGCAACGTCATCCTGCTCGACGAGCCGACGAACGACCTGGACGTGGAGACCCTCTCCTCGTTGGAGAACGCGCTGCTGGAGTTCCCCGGCTGTGCCGTGGTCATCTCGCACGACCGGATGTTCCTGGACCGGGTGGCGACGCACATCCTCGCCTGGGAGGGCACCGACGAGGACCCGTCGCGGTGGTTCTGGTTCGAGGGCAACTTCGAGGCGTACGAGAAGAACAAGGTCGACCGGCTCGGCGCGGAGGCGGCCCGGCCGCACCGGGTCACCTACCGCAAGCTCACCCGTGACTAG
- a CDS encoding YbjN domain-containing protein, with amino-acid sequence MPWWSWRPGHAGGGEPGTRSRISSDGAVRVGPPAPREPEHDCRTESEARPGSRDFRPGDRASIRDIPPVIAPVTLRRVGDALDLLDVRYLADGDGSLLAMWERHAVLFALEGPDDEILVMRARPHSTVPPDWADRAYRVVNEWNHTRRFCKAYVGDPTERGQLPIYAELQVPLSAGAHDALLVEMLDCGAAVATTFVDWLHDEGALL; translated from the coding sequence ATGCCGTGGTGGTCATGGCGCCCCGGCCACGCCGGTGGCGGCGAGCCGGGAACTCGAAGCAGGATCTCGTCGGACGGTGCCGTCCGGGTCGGGCCACCGGCGCCTCGGGAGCCGGAACACGACTGCCGGACCGAATCCGAAGCCAGGCCCGGTAGTCGGGACTTCCGGCCCGGGGACCGGGCCTCGATCCGGGACATCCCCCCGGTGATCGCGCCGGTGACGCTACGCCGGGTCGGGGACGCCCTGGACCTGCTCGACGTGCGTTATCTCGCCGACGGCGACGGCAGCCTGCTGGCCATGTGGGAGCGGCACGCCGTGCTGTTCGCCCTGGAGGGGCCGGACGACGAGATCCTCGTGATGCGGGCCCGTCCACACTCCACAGTCCCGCCGGACTGGGCCGACCGGGCCTACCGGGTGGTCAACGAGTGGAACCACACCCGCCGGTTCTGCAAGGCGTACGTCGGCGACCCCACCGAACGGGGCCAGTTGCCCATCTACGCCGAGTTGCAGGTGCCGCTGAGCGCCGGTGCGCACGACGCCCTGCTGGTCGAGATGCTCGACTGCGGAGCGGCCGTGGCGACCACCTTCGTCGACTGGCTGCACGACGAGGGCGCCCTGCTCTAG
- the otsB gene encoding trehalose-phosphatase has protein sequence MKSGSLLDEGPRTLDSIDPELRSAIGRIARVPQLLVACDYDGTLAPIVEDPTKAVPLPESVAAVRALAALPQTTVAVVSGRALRDLATLSRLPSEVHLVGSHGSEFDIGFVERLSPELIEVRTRLRNELRQIVAGRARVRLETKPASVAVHTRGADPEVAAEVVAAVDAGPAGWPDVTVTRGKEVIELSVIPTDKGTALEQLRTQLSASAALFLGDDVTDENAFAKLHGPDVGIKIGPGETRAAFRIDQPVDAARVLALVLEVRRNWLFGERAVPIERHSMLANGRTVALVTPEASLSWLCHPKPDSPAIFADLVGGNPAGYFSIAPERGGLPLGQRYRTGTMTVETRWSGLTVTDWLDRPSADDVPTGSAVISGDSTLVRVLSGAGRVRLDFAPRPEFGQVAVQLQPLGDGLLVLGSNEPIALYSPGVEWRINNDGGYETARAVVDLAAAGGQITCELRFGSHSLEHHRVPVHERQAVAEQPWRDWVSGLRLPNSARDLVGRSALTLRGLVHEASGSILAAATTSLPEELGGVRNWDYRYCWLRDAAMTARALVDLGSLTEAEGFLRWVDGCVERTGGHPERLHPLYTVDGYELGAEAVIDTLPGYAGSRPVRVGNLANHQLQLDVFGPVADLLAAVADLRGEVRDTEWRVLENMVEAVARRWHEPDHGLWEARLPPRHHVYSKVMCWMTVDRALHVVRRHGDGDRPEWVELRDRIGHNVLEFGWHAGAGAYTVAYGDEEMDASSLWIGLSGLLPNDDPRFLATVLKVEADLRSGPVVYRYRWDDGLPGREGGFHICTAWLIEAYLRTGRRSDAEELFTQMVDTAGPTGLLPEQYDPISERGLGNHPQAYSHLGLIRCALLLDNMLKH, from the coding sequence GTGAAGTCCGGCTCCCTACTCGACGAGGGTCCCCGCACCCTCGACTCGATCGACCCCGAGCTGCGGTCCGCGATCGGCCGGATAGCCCGGGTGCCACAGCTCCTGGTCGCCTGCGACTACGACGGCACACTCGCGCCGATCGTGGAGGACCCGACCAAGGCCGTGCCGCTGCCCGAGTCGGTCGCCGCGGTACGCGCGCTGGCCGCCCTGCCGCAGACCACCGTCGCCGTGGTCTCCGGCCGGGCCCTGCGCGACCTGGCCACCCTCTCCCGGCTGCCCAGCGAGGTGCACCTGGTGGGCAGCCACGGCTCCGAGTTCGACATCGGTTTCGTCGAACGGCTCTCCCCCGAGCTGATCGAGGTACGCACCCGGCTGCGCAACGAGCTGCGCCAGATCGTCGCCGGCCGGGCCCGGGTACGCCTGGAGACCAAGCCGGCCAGCGTCGCCGTACACACCCGGGGCGCCGACCCCGAGGTGGCCGCCGAGGTCGTCGCGGCGGTGGACGCCGGTCCCGCCGGCTGGCCGGACGTCACGGTCACCCGGGGCAAGGAAGTGATCGAGCTGTCGGTGATCCCCACCGACAAGGGGACCGCGCTCGAACAGCTCCGCACCCAGCTCTCGGCCAGCGCCGCCCTCTTCCTCGGCGACGACGTCACCGACGAGAACGCCTTCGCCAAGCTGCACGGGCCGGACGTCGGGATCAAGATCGGCCCGGGCGAGACCCGGGCCGCCTTCCGGATCGACCAACCCGTCGACGCCGCCCGGGTACTGGCGCTGGTGCTGGAGGTACGCCGCAACTGGCTCTTCGGCGAGCGGGCCGTACCGATCGAGCGGCACTCGATGCTGGCCAACGGACGTACCGTCGCACTCGTCACCCCCGAGGCGAGCCTGAGCTGGCTCTGCCACCCCAAGCCCGACTCTCCGGCGATCTTCGCCGACCTGGTCGGCGGCAACCCGGCCGGCTACTTCAGCATCGCCCCGGAACGCGGCGGCCTGCCGCTCGGCCAGCGCTACCGGACCGGCACGATGACCGTCGAGACCCGCTGGTCCGGGCTGACCGTCACCGACTGGCTGGACCGGCCGTCCGCCGACGACGTGCCCACCGGCTCGGCGGTGATCAGCGGCGACTCGACCCTGGTCCGGGTGCTCAGCGGCGCCGGCCGGGTCCGGCTGGACTTCGCCCCCCGACCCGAGTTCGGCCAGGTCGCGGTGCAGCTCCAGCCGCTCGGCGACGGGCTGCTGGTGCTCGGCTCCAACGAGCCGATCGCGCTCTACTCCCCCGGCGTCGAGTGGCGGATCAACAACGACGGCGGGTACGAGACCGCCCGGGCCGTCGTCGACCTGGCCGCCGCCGGTGGCCAGATCACCTGCGAGCTGCGGTTCGGCTCGCACAGCCTGGAACACCACCGGGTGCCGGTGCACGAGCGGCAGGCGGTGGCCGAGCAGCCGTGGCGGGACTGGGTCAGCGGGCTGCGGCTGCCCAACTCCGCCCGCGACCTGGTCGGGCGGAGCGCGCTCACCCTGCGCGGCCTGGTGCACGAGGCCAGCGGCTCGATCCTGGCCGCCGCCACCACCTCGCTGCCCGAGGAGCTGGGCGGGGTCCGCAACTGGGACTACCGGTACTGCTGGCTGCGCGACGCCGCGATGACCGCCCGAGCCCTGGTCGACCTCGGCTCACTCACCGAGGCGGAAGGCTTCCTGCGCTGGGTGGACGGCTGCGTCGAGCGCACCGGCGGGCACCCCGAGCGGCTGCACCCGCTCTACACCGTCGACGGCTACGAACTCGGCGCCGAGGCGGTCATCGACACCCTGCCCGGGTACGCCGGCTCCCGGCCCGTCCGGGTCGGCAACCTCGCCAACCACCAGCTCCAGCTCGACGTCTTCGGGCCGGTCGCCGACCTGCTGGCGGCGGTCGCCGACCTGCGCGGCGAGGTGCGGGACACCGAGTGGCGGGTGCTGGAGAACATGGTCGAGGCGGTCGCCCGGCGCTGGCACGAGCCCGACCACGGGCTCTGGGAGGCCCGCCTGCCGCCCCGGCACCACGTCTACTCCAAGGTGATGTGCTGGATGACCGTGGACCGGGCGCTGCACGTCGTCCGGCGGCACGGCGACGGCGACCGGCCGGAGTGGGTCGAACTGCGCGACCGGATCGGGCACAACGTGCTGGAGTTCGGCTGGCACGCCGGCGCCGGCGCCTACACGGTGGCGTACGGCGACGAGGAGATGGACGCCTCCTCGCTCTGGATCGGCCTGTCGGGGCTGCTGCCCAACGACGATCCCCGGTTCCTGGCCACCGTGCTGAAGGTCGAGGCCGACCTGCGCAGCGGCCCGGTCGTCTACCGCTACCGCTGGGACGACGGGCTGCCGGGCCGAGAGGGCGGCTTCCACATCTGCACCGCCTGGCTGATCGAGGCGTACCTGCGTACCGGCCGGCGGTCCGACGCCGAGGAGCTGTTCACGCAGATGGTGGACACCGCCGGCCCGACCGGGCTGCTGCCCGAGCAGTACGACCCGATCTCCGAGCGTGGGCTGGGCAACCACCCGCAGGCGTACAGCCACCTCGGCCTGATCCGCTGCGCCCTCCTGCTGGACAACATGCTCAAACACTGA
- the cobA gene encoding uroporphyrinogen-III C-methyltransferase, whose protein sequence is MIMYPLALRLAGRRVLVVGGGAVATRRVPALLDAEARVVVVAPELTPALRAHVDAGRVEWVARQFAPADLDGAWLVQVAVDDPVAAETVSTAALERQIFCVRADDRDAASAWTPAVTRHGPLTVAVLGGGDPRRAMAVRDAIREQLIIGALPAETPAGDGPVPPEDVPASRQPARPVGRVALVGAGPGDPELITVRGRRLLAEADVVVADRLVPGLLLDELRPEVELVDATKIPHGPAAAQEEINRVLVDRALAGARVVRLKGGDPYVFGRGGEEALACAAAGVPVTVVPGVTSSVAAAAAAGIPVTHRGVAHEFTVVSGHLPPEHPDSLVDWSALARLRGTLVVLMGLNNLPAIAAALRAHGRAPQTPAAVVQEGTTDGQRLLRSTLDAVAAETRAANFRPPAVVVFGDVVTTLAELPTHPAHGAHRADGGEDRAGYGKEWPQGLGEATLSG, encoded by the coding sequence ATGATCATGTATCCGCTGGCGCTGCGGCTCGCCGGCCGGCGTGTGCTGGTGGTCGGTGGTGGGGCGGTGGCGACCCGGCGGGTGCCGGCGCTGCTGGACGCGGAGGCCCGGGTGGTGGTGGTCGCCCCCGAGCTGACCCCGGCGCTGCGGGCGCACGTCGACGCGGGCCGGGTCGAGTGGGTCGCCCGGCAGTTCGCGCCGGCCGATCTCGACGGTGCCTGGCTGGTCCAGGTGGCGGTGGACGATCCGGTGGCCGCCGAGACGGTCAGCACCGCCGCGCTGGAGCGGCAGATCTTCTGCGTACGCGCCGACGACCGGGACGCCGCGTCCGCCTGGACTCCGGCGGTGACCCGGCACGGCCCGCTCACCGTTGCCGTGCTCGGCGGCGGTGACCCGCGCCGGGCGATGGCGGTCCGGGACGCCATCCGGGAGCAGTTGATCATCGGCGCCCTTCCTGCCGAGACCCCGGCCGGAGACGGTCCGGTCCCGCCGGAGGACGTCCCGGCCAGCAGGCAGCCGGCGCGTCCGGTCGGCCGGGTCGCGCTGGTCGGCGCGGGCCCCGGCGACCCCGAGCTGATCACCGTACGCGGTCGGCGGCTGCTCGCCGAGGCCGACGTGGTGGTCGCCGACCGGCTGGTTCCCGGCCTGCTCCTCGACGAGCTGCGTCCCGAGGTCGAGCTGGTGGACGCCACGAAGATCCCGCACGGTCCGGCCGCCGCCCAGGAGGAGATCAACCGGGTACTCGTGGACCGGGCCCTGGCCGGCGCCCGGGTGGTACGCCTCAAGGGCGGCGACCCGTACGTCTTCGGTCGGGGTGGCGAGGAGGCGCTGGCCTGTGCGGCGGCCGGTGTTCCGGTGACCGTGGTTCCCGGGGTGACCAGTTCGGTCGCGGCCGCCGCGGCGGCGGGTATCCCGGTGACGCACCGGGGGGTGGCGCACGAGTTCACGGTGGTCTCCGGGCACCTTCCGCCGGAGCATCCCGACTCGCTCGTCGACTGGTCGGCGCTGGCCCGGCTGCGCGGCACCCTGGTGGTCCTGATGGGGCTGAACAACCTGCCGGCGATCGCCGCCGCGCTCCGGGCGCACGGCCGGGCGCCGCAGACCCCGGCGGCGGTGGTCCAGGAGGGTACGACCGACGGCCAGCGGCTGCTCCGGTCGACCCTGGATGCCGTCGCGGCGGAGACCAGGGCGGCCAACTTCCGCCCCCCGGCAGTGGTCGTCTTCGGCGACGTGGTGACCACCCTCGCCGAGCTCCCAACCCATCCCGCCCACGGCGCTCACCGTGCCGACGGGGGCGAAGATCGCGCTGGATACGGAAAAGAGTGGCCTCAGGGGTTGGGCGAGGCCACTCTCTCCGGGTAG
- a CDS encoding MFS transporter, protein MSDETHTSERPATFREVFAQREYRAVFAATVLTWTGDYLAKAAVTLLVYQQSESVALSAAAFATSYLPWLIGGPLLTTLADRYPYRTVMVICDLVRMPLYALIAIDGLDTPVILALLFAATLANPPSQAARSAMLPLLLRGDRLVVALSLHGSTGQAAQVFGYAVGAGIALYSPALALLLNAATFGISAAVIWFGVRHRPAVPPEQGRRHLLRETAAGFSLVFGTPVLRAIAVLVFCAMLFAIVPEGLAAAWATKFAGSGADRSAIQALIMIAAPVGFILGGLVVGRGLRPDLRRSLVRPFAVLAPLALVPALFNPPPVVVALLAAVAGFAVAGLIPVTNGLFVLALPHGYRARANGVMNTGVQVMQGVAVLTTGLLADRFSIPRVVGVWSAAGVLLMLLLALRWPQSERFDAAIAEAERRSAEREAAAEPRRPQQRPADTSPPNPRPPSSEAGIGAV, encoded by the coding sequence GTGTCCGATGAGACACACACTTCCGAGCGGCCGGCAACCTTTCGGGAGGTGTTCGCCCAGCGTGAATACCGGGCGGTCTTCGCGGCTACCGTACTGACCTGGACCGGCGACTATCTCGCCAAGGCCGCCGTGACGTTGCTGGTCTACCAGCAGAGCGAGTCGGTCGCCCTCTCCGCCGCCGCCTTCGCCACCAGTTACCTACCGTGGTTGATCGGCGGCCCGCTACTGACCACCCTCGCCGACCGGTACCCGTACCGGACGGTGATGGTGATCTGCGACCTCGTCCGGATGCCGCTCTACGCCCTCATCGCCATCGACGGCCTGGACACCCCGGTGATCCTGGCCCTGCTCTTCGCGGCGACCCTGGCGAATCCGCCCAGTCAGGCGGCCCGGTCCGCGATGCTGCCGCTGCTGCTCCGGGGAGACCGGCTGGTCGTCGCGCTCTCCCTACACGGCAGCACGGGACAGGCGGCCCAGGTCTTCGGCTACGCCGTCGGGGCCGGCATCGCGCTCTACAGCCCGGCCCTGGCCCTGCTGCTCAACGCCGCCACCTTCGGGATCTCCGCGGCGGTCATCTGGTTCGGCGTCCGGCACCGGCCCGCCGTCCCGCCGGAGCAGGGCCGGCGGCACCTGCTCCGGGAGACCGCCGCCGGCTTCAGCCTGGTCTTCGGCACCCCGGTGCTGCGGGCGATCGCCGTCCTGGTGTTCTGCGCGATGCTCTTCGCGATCGTGCCGGAAGGGCTGGCCGCGGCCTGGGCCACCAAGTTCGCCGGGTCGGGCGCCGACCGGAGCGCCATCCAGGCACTGATCATGATCGCCGCACCCGTCGGCTTCATCCTCGGCGGCCTGGTGGTCGGCCGGGGCCTCCGGCCGGACCTGCGTCGAAGCCTGGTGCGGCCGTTCGCGGTACTCGCCCCGCTGGCCCTGGTGCCCGCCCTGTTCAACCCGCCGCCGGTGGTGGTCGCGCTGCTGGCCGCCGTCGCCGGCTTCGCGGTCGCCGGATTGATCCCGGTGACCAACGGGCTCTTCGTGCTGGCCCTGCCGCACGGCTACCGGGCCCGGGCGAACGGCGTGATGAACACCGGCGTGCAGGTGATGCAGGGGGTGGCGGTCCTCACCACCGGCCTGCTGGCCGACCGGTTCAGCATCCCCCGGGTGGTCGGCGTGTGGAGCGCCGCCGGAGTGCTGCTGATGCTGCTGCTGGCGCTGCGCTGGCCACAGTCCGAGCGGTTCGACGCGGCGATCGCGGAGGCAGAGCGCCGCTCCGCCGAGCGGGAGGCCGCAGCCGAGCCGCGCCGACCGCAACAGCGCCCGGCGGACACCTCACCGCCCAACCCCCGGCCGCCCTCCTCCGAGGCCGGCATCGGCGCGGTCTGA
- a CDS encoding thioesterase family protein, with protein MRWSDLDAYGHVNNARFLTLYEEARVAMMFAGASAQGISSFADGVVIYRHEIDYLRPVGYTLDGATSERAPTVRIEMWVEDLRQSRFTIAYELFDRTVLAGRARSVLVPFDLAQQRPRRLTEPEQEFLGHYLIEPAARRRPA; from the coding sequence TTGCGCTGGTCCGACCTGGACGCCTACGGGCACGTCAACAACGCCCGCTTCCTCACCCTCTACGAGGAGGCCCGGGTGGCGATGATGTTCGCCGGGGCGAGCGCCCAGGGGATCAGCTCGTTCGCCGACGGTGTGGTGATCTACCGGCACGAGATCGACTACCTGCGCCCGGTCGGGTACACCCTGGACGGGGCGACGAGCGAACGCGCCCCGACGGTACGCATCGAGATGTGGGTCGAGGACCTGCGGCAGTCCCGGTTCACCATCGCGTACGAACTGTTCGACCGTACGGTGCTGGCCGGCCGGGCCCGGTCGGTGCTGGTGCCGTTCGACCTGGCGCAGCAGCGTCCCCGCCGGCTGACCGAGCCGGAGCAGGAGTTCCTCGGGCACTATCTGATCGAGCCGGCGGCCCGACGCCGGCCGGCGTAG
- a CDS encoding trehalose-6-phosphate synthase translates to MTVRSSFVVVANRLPVDEVTTPEGRQWRRSPGGLVTALHPVLAQHQGTWVGWAGGVGAAPEPFDLEGIRLHPVPLSAEELERYYEGQSNATIWPLYHDAVETPAYKRRWREAYRLVNARFAEASAEVAAEGATVWVQDYQLQLVPAMLRELRPDLRIGFFLHIPFPPIELFMQMPLRAEVLRGLLGADLVGFQQRLAAQNFVRLARHLLGLRYEGQMIKVDGRSVKAGAFPISIDVAEMERMAADPAVQARAKQIRTELGDPKTVILGVDRLDYTKGIELRLKAFRELLSDGKLTVPDAVMVQVATPSRERVEHYQALRVKVEREVGRINGEFGRVGVPAVHYLHQSYSRSELAALYCAADVMMVTPLRDGMNLVAKEYVATRADSGGALVLSEFAGAATELRQAFLCNPHDPDGVKDALLRAVHVDKVEARRRMRIMQRHLRTHDVGHWARSFLNELGVPETEDE, encoded by the coding sequence GTGACCGTACGTAGCTCGTTCGTGGTCGTTGCGAATCGCCTGCCGGTCGACGAGGTGACCACCCCCGAAGGGCGGCAGTGGCGCCGCAGCCCGGGGGGACTGGTCACCGCCCTGCATCCGGTGCTCGCCCAGCACCAGGGCACCTGGGTCGGCTGGGCCGGCGGGGTGGGCGCCGCGCCGGAGCCGTTCGACCTGGAGGGGATCCGGCTGCACCCGGTGCCGCTGAGCGCCGAGGAACTCGAACGCTACTACGAGGGGCAGTCCAACGCCACGATCTGGCCGCTCTACCACGACGCGGTGGAGACCCCGGCGTACAAGCGCCGCTGGCGGGAGGCGTACCGGCTGGTGAACGCCAGGTTCGCCGAGGCGTCGGCGGAGGTGGCGGCCGAGGGCGCGACGGTCTGGGTGCAGGACTACCAGCTCCAGCTGGTGCCGGCGATGCTCCGCGAACTCCGTCCCGACCTGCGGATCGGTTTCTTCCTGCACATCCCGTTTCCGCCGATCGAACTCTTCATGCAGATGCCGCTGCGCGCCGAGGTGTTGCGCGGGCTGCTCGGCGCCGACCTGGTCGGCTTCCAGCAACGACTGGCGGCGCAGAACTTCGTCCGGCTGGCCCGGCACCTGCTCGGGCTCCGCTACGAGGGCCAGATGATCAAGGTGGACGGGCGGAGCGTCAAGGCCGGCGCGTTCCCCATCTCGATCGACGTCGCCGAGATGGAGCGGATGGCCGCCGACCCGGCCGTGCAGGCCCGGGCCAAGCAGATCCGCACCGAGCTGGGCGACCCGAAGACGGTGATCCTCGGGGTGGACCGGCTCGACTACACCAAGGGGATCGAGCTTCGACTCAAGGCGTTCCGCGAGTTGCTCTCTGACGGAAAGTTGACAGTTCCCGACGCGGTTATGGTGCAGGTTGCCACGCCAAGTCGGGAACGGGTGGAGCACTACCAGGCACTCCGGGTCAAGGTGGAACGCGAAGTTGGTCGAATTAATGGTGAATTCGGCCGGGTCGGTGTACCGGCCGTCCATTACCTCCATCAGTCGTACAGTCGCAGTGAACTGGCCGCGCTCTACTGCGCGGCCGACGTGATGATGGTGACCCCGCTGCGAGACGGAATGAATCTGGTGGCCAAGGAGTACGTAGCAACGCGCGCCGACTCGGGCGGTGCACTCGTGCTCAGTGAGTTTGCCGGCGCCGCCACCGAGCTGCGCCAGGCATTCCTCTGTAACCCGCACGACCCGGACGGCGTCAAGGACGCGCTGCTGCGCGCGGTGCACGTCGACAAGGTGGAGGCCCGGCGCCGCATGCGCATCATGCAGCGCCACCTGCGTACCCACGACGTCGGACACTGGGCCCGGTCCTTCCTCAACGAGTTGGGCGTACCCGAGACGGAGGACGAGTGA
- a CDS encoding globin — MNPAGEREQARPAPTFYAEIGGEPTFRKLVDEFYAGVATDPVLRPMYPEADLGPAAERLTLFLIQYWGGPSTYSTQRGHPRLRMRHAPFRVGPVERDAWLRHMRRAVDRLELSPEQDETLWQYLERAAYFMVNTMDETPGPTH; from the coding sequence GTGAATCCCGCAGGTGAGCGAGAGCAGGCCCGCCCGGCGCCGACCTTCTACGCCGAGATCGGCGGCGAACCGACCTTCCGGAAGCTTGTCGACGAGTTCTACGCGGGCGTCGCCACCGACCCGGTGCTCCGGCCGATGTACCCGGAGGCGGACCTCGGCCCGGCGGCGGAGCGGCTCACCCTCTTCCTGATCCAGTACTGGGGCGGCCCGAGCACCTACTCCACGCAGCGCGGGCATCCTCGGCTCCGGATGCGGCACGCACCGTTCCGGGTCGGGCCGGTCGAGCGGGACGCCTGGCTGCGGCACATGCGCCGGGCCGTGGACCGGCTGGAGCTGTCGCCGGAGCAGGACGAGACCCTGTGGCAGTACCTCGAACGGGCCGCCTACTTCATGGTCAACACCATGGACGAGACCCCCGGCCCGACGCACTGA